A genomic stretch from uncultured Pseudodesulfovibrio sp. includes:
- the pseB gene encoding UDP-N-acetylglucosamine 4,6-dehydratase (inverting) produces the protein MFNGSNMLVTGATGSFGQSFIENILKSYSPNKLIIFSRDELKQFHMEQKFSGKDHPCLRYFLGDIRDDRRLRIALKGVDYVVHAAALKQVPAAEYNPFEFIQTNVIGAQNLIEAAIECNVKKVLALSTDKAVNPLNLYGATKLCSDKLFIAGNAYSGQGGTRFSVVRYGNVLGSRGSVLPVFMKYRDSGKIPVTDPRMTRFWIRIEDGVDFCLERMKTMLGGEIFVPKLPTMNIVDLAKTVCPDCDINVIGIRPGEKIHEILIPRDEARNTVEYENYYTIMPPRMYGSHEEYVQGGTHVSDDFEYESSSKEWLLSQEEFRRILDDYETGKKD, from the coding sequence ATGTTCAACGGCAGCAATATGCTCGTGACTGGTGCCACTGGCTCCTTCGGTCAATCTTTCATAGAGAACATCCTCAAATCATACTCGCCCAACAAGTTGATCATCTTCAGCCGGGATGAACTCAAACAGTTCCACATGGAGCAAAAATTCTCCGGCAAGGATCATCCCTGTCTCCGGTATTTTCTCGGCGACATCCGTGACGACCGTAGACTGCGGATAGCTCTCAAGGGTGTTGACTATGTTGTCCACGCAGCCGCCCTCAAACAGGTTCCGGCAGCAGAGTACAACCCCTTTGAGTTCATTCAGACCAATGTCATCGGTGCACAGAATCTCATTGAAGCCGCCATTGAATGCAATGTCAAAAAAGTGCTGGCCCTGAGTACAGACAAGGCGGTGAATCCGCTCAACCTGTATGGAGCCACCAAGCTCTGTTCGGACAAGCTGTTCATTGCGGGTAACGCGTATTCAGGCCAGGGCGGCACCCGATTCAGCGTAGTTCGATACGGCAACGTATTGGGCAGCAGGGGTAGTGTGCTTCCTGTATTCATGAAATACAGAGACTCAGGTAAAATTCCTGTGACAGACCCTCGCATGACCCGTTTCTGGATTCGAATCGAAGACGGTGTTGATTTTTGCCTTGAGCGGATGAAAACTATGCTGGGTGGAGAAATCTTCGTACCCAAACTCCCGACCATGAACATTGTAGATCTCGCCAAAACTGTTTGCCCTGACTGCGACATCAACGTCATCGGCATACGGCCCGGCGAGAAAATCCACGAAATCCTCATCCCCAGAGACGAAGCTCGCAATACTGTGGAATACGAAAATTACTACACCATCATGCCACCCAGAATGTACGGTTCACACGAAGAGTATGTTCAGGGCGGCACCCATGTCTCGGACGACTTTGAATATGAATCCAGTTCCAAGGAATGGCTGTTGAGCCAAGAAGAATTCCGACGGATTCTCGACGATTATGAAACGGGAAAAAAAGACTGA
- the wecB gene encoding UDP-N-acetylglucosamine 2-epimerase (non-hydrolyzing), producing MPKIHLIIAARPNLIKMAPVYHALVRDGHFDVRIIHTGQHYDTPLSTQIIQELNLPQPDQNFAIGSGSHAEQTAKVMVAYEKCLLEERPDLCVVPGDVNSTLACALAAAKLHVPVAHLEAGLRSFDMTMPEEINRILTDRISSILWTPSEDADANLLKEGTTPEKISRVGNCMIDSLVTMLPAIRKQEAWKGFSLEHGEYTVVTLHRPSNVDTPDRLAAIVQTLTVIAKRTPLILPLHPRTRSKLEACKLMKTLQTTPTIKTAEPLGYIQFISLVEGAKAIITDSGGIQEETTYLNVPCLTLRPNTERPVTCTHGTNKLVDLNTLAADYTQAIETRSAHRDQIPLWDGKAGIRIANDLKDRLLR from the coding sequence ATGCCGAAAATACATCTCATCATCGCAGCAAGACCAAATCTCATCAAGATGGCCCCCGTGTATCATGCACTGGTTCGGGACGGTCATTTCGATGTTCGTATCATCCACACTGGTCAACATTATGACACACCGCTTTCCACTCAGATCATTCAGGAATTGAATCTTCCACAGCCTGACCAAAATTTTGCCATCGGCTCGGGGAGTCATGCGGAGCAGACTGCCAAAGTCATGGTTGCCTATGAAAAATGCCTTCTGGAAGAACGACCTGATCTTTGCGTTGTTCCAGGCGACGTGAATTCCACTCTTGCCTGTGCACTGGCAGCCGCCAAACTGCATGTGCCAGTAGCCCACCTGGAAGCAGGCCTGAGAAGCTTTGACATGACCATGCCGGAAGAAATCAACCGGATTCTCACAGACCGAATCTCTTCAATTTTGTGGACTCCATCCGAAGATGCTGATGCCAACCTGCTCAAGGAAGGAACCACACCTGAAAAAATCAGCAGGGTGGGCAACTGCATGATCGATTCCCTTGTCACCATGCTGCCCGCTATCCGAAAGCAGGAAGCGTGGAAAGGATTTAGCCTTGAGCACGGGGAGTATACGGTCGTCACCCTGCACCGCCCAAGCAATGTGGACACTCCGGACCGCCTCGCTGCCATCGTCCAGACGCTGACAGTCATTGCCAAACGCACTCCCTTAATACTGCCACTACACCCGAGGACACGGTCAAAGCTTGAAGCCTGCAAACTCATGAAGACTTTGCAGACAACCCCTACAATCAAGACTGCCGAACCTCTCGGGTATATCCAGTTCATTTCTTTAGTCGAAGGGGCTAAGGCAATCATTACTGATTCCGGTGGAATACAAGAAGAGACCACATACCTGAATGTCCCCTGTTTGACGCTTCGTCCCAATACAGAGCGCCCTGTCACCTGCACTCACGGTACCAATAAGTTGGTGGACCTGAACACCCTTGCGGCGGATTACACGCAGGCCATTGAGACCAGATCCGCACATCGAGATCAAATCCCACTCTGGGACGGCAAGGCTGGAATAAGAATTGCAAATGACCTGAAAGACAGACTGTTACGGTAA
- a CDS encoding acyl carrier protein yields MSSDNNTNTLTQVCAILAPLFDAPIGPEDSTETLPEWDSLRYLEVVGTLENELEVEFTSQELLRLSSVKRIVEIIDAKTNAG; encoded by the coding sequence ATGAGTTCTGACAACAACACCAACACTCTCACACAAGTGTGTGCCATACTCGCGCCACTTTTTGACGCTCCCATCGGACCTGAAGACTCCACTGAGACACTTCCTGAATGGGATAGCTTGCGCTACCTCGAAGTGGTCGGCACCCTTGAAAATGAACTTGAGGTGGAATTCACTTCTCAGGAACTGTTACGGCTCTCCTCGGTAAAACGCATAGTTGAAATCATTGACGCCAAAACCAACGCAGGCTGA
- a CDS encoding glycosyltransferase, which produces MKEKLRILFIHKDPCSRAYKEAVSLNRMGHTIDLACEALDDHPNISEYIDKIYTYKDLEELADIIRKGHWDIIHGHNEPNEPTEVAIRNANGCPVVFDCHDFRGLRQKLDDREKVTEKCCFEESDGVIVVSERMTQVVAQYYDTKRTISLPCFCLTSEMQRVFKDKLDGNHMVYQGMLLDAGIYPLEYRNYHPFFKDFTDNGVNVHVYCSHFNPRVQGTYIELQNSTELFHFHQYMPYADLLEDMSQYQWGLTAFNVSEITEEKRLTFLNSILPNKLFDYLFSGITPIVCNNETAGEWAEKHDLGYYARTEAEMLDIMLNEKPKPLMEDVSLISMEQHTVAIQNLYYEVLANRRGEA; this is translated from the coding sequence ATGAAAGAAAAACTCCGCATACTTTTCATTCACAAGGATCCCTGTTCTCGGGCTTACAAAGAGGCCGTGTCTCTCAACAGGATGGGCCACACTATCGACTTGGCCTGCGAAGCCCTTGACGACCACCCCAACATCTCGGAATATATCGATAAGATATACACATACAAGGATTTGGAAGAACTGGCCGATATAATCCGCAAAGGACATTGGGACATCATCCATGGGCACAATGAACCAAACGAACCCACGGAAGTCGCTATCAGGAATGCCAACGGATGCCCGGTGGTTTTCGATTGCCATGACTTCAGGGGCCTTCGCCAAAAGCTTGACGACCGCGAAAAGGTTACCGAGAAGTGCTGCTTCGAAGAAAGTGATGGCGTTATTGTGGTCAGTGAACGGATGACTCAGGTTGTAGCCCAGTATTACGACACAAAAAGGACCATTTCACTGCCGTGTTTCTGTCTGACCAGCGAAATGCAACGGGTATTCAAGGACAAACTCGACGGCAACCACATGGTTTATCAGGGCATGTTGCTGGATGCCGGAATCTACCCTTTGGAATATCGAAACTACCACCCGTTCTTCAAGGATTTCACTGACAATGGTGTCAACGTCCACGTCTATTGTTCTCACTTCAATCCCCGGGTGCAGGGAACGTACATTGAGCTACAGAACTCAACGGAGTTGTTCCACTTTCATCAGTACATGCCGTATGCCGATCTGCTCGAAGACATGAGCCAGTACCAATGGGGTTTGACTGCATTTAATGTCTCGGAAATTACCGAAGAGAAACGGCTGACTTTTCTCAATTCCATTCTGCCAAACAAGCTCTTCGACTACCTTTTCTCAGGAATCACTCCCATCGTGTGCAACAATGAAACCGCTGGAGAATGGGCTGAAAAACATGATCTCGGTTACTACGCCCGCACAGAAGCTGAGATGCTGGACATCATGCTCAATGAAAAACCCAAACCCTTGATGGAAGACGTGAGCCTCATCAGCATGGAACAGCATACGGTGGCCATCCAGAACCTGTACTACGAAGTCCTCGCCAACCGGCGTGGTGAAGCATAG
- a CDS encoding AAC(3) family N-acetyltransferase — MFEERGKILMRYSTNDIISAYENLGVSHGQTVLLKADIRPLGLFASSGNETVVEAHINALSKLLDLNHGTLVVSAGSPSLCNTDIPYDPANTPCEMGVLSEYVRTLPGAVRSYHPFYSYAAVGKHAEHFCSLGARGVFGLNTPKKRLIDENALFLSIGKHPRLTCAVVHQVELTMGVPYRYTKEFIHPIVTDSGIQEESFYMYVLRRECDIKRDYNEKIFTYYEKEHTLNTHSLGLGKVHSLRLGDYYKTCQKAFLDDLYVWLKEEPKEKSYRV; from the coding sequence GTGTTTGAAGAAAGAGGCAAAATTCTGATGCGATATTCCACCAACGATATCATTTCAGCATATGAAAATCTTGGCGTCAGTCACGGCCAGACAGTGTTGCTCAAAGCGGACATTCGACCCCTCGGATTGTTTGCGTCCTCAGGAAATGAAACCGTTGTTGAAGCTCATATCAATGCCCTCAGCAAACTGCTCGACTTAAACCATGGGACATTGGTGGTCAGCGCGGGCTCACCGAGCCTATGCAACACGGACATACCCTATGATCCCGCTAACACTCCCTGCGAGATGGGCGTCTTATCCGAGTATGTCAGGACGCTGCCTGGCGCTGTGCGCAGTTATCATCCTTTCTACTCATACGCTGCCGTTGGCAAACATGCCGAGCACTTCTGTAGCCTTGGAGCCAGAGGCGTATTTGGACTAAACACGCCGAAAAAACGACTCATTGACGAGAACGCACTCTTCTTGAGCATAGGCAAGCATCCTCGCCTCACCTGTGCAGTCGTGCATCAGGTCGAGCTTACAATGGGAGTTCCTTACCGATACACTAAGGAATTTATCCACCCAATCGTCACGGACAGCGGAATACAGGAAGAGTCTTTTTACATGTATGTACTCAGGCGGGAATGCGACATTAAGCGAGACTACAATGAAAAGATTTTTACCTATTACGAAAAAGAACACACGCTGAACACACATTCTTTGGGCCTGGGAAAAGTGCACTCCCTCAGATTGGGCGACTACTACAAGACATGCCAAAAGGCATTTCTCGATGACCTATACGTCTGGCTCAAAGAAGAACCAAAAGAAAAAAGCTACAGGGTATAA
- a CDS encoding DegT/DnrJ/EryC1/StrS family aminotransferase has product MKLAIHGGTPIRSTPLPERGTLSKENFKDVTALLEEALTAQCMPGYGGPKEAEFCQYFCQMMGGGYADGVSSGSMAGMAALAGVGVEPFGDIIVPPMTDAGPVMACIFLGCVPVPADGETRSFNITAEGIAKRLTKRTRAIMIAHIPGEPAEMDAIMKLANAEGIPVVEDCSQAHGATYDGKPVGTFGKAAFFSTMFTKQLCTGGQGGVLYTTDHAVYERARLFANRGKPFDVPAQQQEDRMLAGVNASMDEISATLGLSQLRTLKEKVQRRQNLKEQLKEAIVDFKGVQLGWEPTKALSSPWFLRLRIDTERLGVTKDQFCEALTAEGYRASPHLPMMPTMQTWYKNRTTLGSSGFPWTSAEYDGPKTPDYPIPETIKAEHNHFRIGFHEKWSDDDMSLLACALHKVETACLKKEAKF; this is encoded by the coding sequence ATGAAATTGGCAATACATGGGGGAACACCAATCCGGTCCACCCCTCTGCCCGAACGCGGCACTCTGTCAAAAGAGAACTTTAAGGACGTGACCGCCCTTCTGGAAGAAGCGCTAACAGCCCAGTGCATGCCAGGATATGGTGGGCCAAAAGAAGCTGAATTCTGTCAATACTTCTGCCAAATGATGGGAGGAGGATACGCTGACGGTGTCAGTTCCGGTTCCATGGCGGGCATGGCTGCGCTTGCAGGCGTTGGCGTGGAGCCATTTGGCGACATCATAGTCCCCCCCATGACCGATGCCGGCCCCGTCATGGCATGCATCTTTTTAGGATGTGTTCCAGTCCCCGCCGATGGCGAAACCCGAAGTTTCAATATCACCGCCGAAGGCATCGCCAAAAGGCTCACCAAAAGAACGCGTGCCATCATGATTGCCCACATTCCCGGAGAACCCGCAGAAATGGACGCCATAATGAAACTTGCCAACGCTGAAGGAATTCCTGTGGTTGAGGACTGCTCACAAGCTCATGGCGCAACATACGATGGCAAGCCTGTAGGGACTTTTGGTAAAGCAGCTTTTTTTTCCACCATGTTTACCAAACAATTGTGTACGGGTGGTCAGGGAGGAGTCCTTTATACAACCGATCATGCAGTGTATGAACGAGCCAGACTGTTCGCCAACAGAGGCAAGCCCTTTGATGTCCCGGCCCAGCAACAAGAGGACCGGATGCTCGCAGGAGTAAACGCCAGTATGGATGAAATATCCGCCACCTTAGGGTTGTCGCAATTGCGCACACTGAAAGAAAAGGTACAGCGAAGGCAGAATCTCAAGGAGCAGCTCAAGGAAGCAATCGTTGACTTCAAAGGTGTCCAGTTGGGGTGGGAACCGACCAAAGCCTTGTCTTCACCGTGGTTCCTTCGTCTTCGGATTGATACAGAACGACTGGGCGTGACAAAGGATCAATTTTGCGAAGCACTGACAGCAGAAGGGTATAGGGCTTCACCACACCTTCCAATGATGCCGACAATGCAGACATGGTATAAAAACAGGACAACACTCGGGTCTTCTGGATTTCCCTGGACCTCAGCGGAATACGACGGCCCCAAAACACCTGACTACCCTATTCCTGAGACCATCAAGGCAGAGCACAACCATTTCCGCATCGGATTTCACGAAAAATGGAGCGATGATGACATGTCTTTGCTGGCCTGTGCACTCCACAAGGTGGAGACTGCGTGTTTGAAGAAAGAGGCAAAATTCTGA
- a CDS encoding aldo/keto reductase — MKREKKTEMKNGANRLVMGSAQLGMDYGIANTRGMLPKNDSLNLVSKALDSGVRRFDTSSHYGCSEDVLGHALRKLDTTNTAKVTSKLDPAIPPTDMKRVLHIVQTSTERLGGPLDALLLHDETILDHWNEQVEETLQELLNTGLTRRVGISVYSPQYALAALEIPILTVLQIPGNVLDDRFEKAGVLNRATANDIRLMVRSVFLQGLLAMESEELPDRMAYAKPYVAQYHAIAKAHGVSPTVAAMSYVRQAFPSAHIIFGALCSSQLLQNVHAFEYSMPPAAYADFRDQLTDIPENILNPSLWPCKK; from the coding sequence ATGAAACGGGAAAAAAAGACTGAGATGAAAAACGGCGCCAACAGACTCGTCATGGGTTCGGCCCAGCTGGGCATGGACTACGGCATTGCCAACACACGGGGCATGCTTCCGAAGAACGACTCGCTGAATCTGGTCAGCAAAGCGCTGGATTCCGGAGTGCGTCGATTCGACACGTCCTCACATTACGGATGTAGTGAGGACGTGCTTGGTCACGCCTTGCGCAAACTCGACACCACAAACACTGCCAAGGTGACAAGCAAGCTGGACCCAGCCATCCCACCAACCGACATGAAAAGAGTCCTGCACATTGTGCAAACATCGACGGAAAGACTGGGTGGCCCTTTGGACGCCCTCCTGCTGCATGACGAAACCATACTGGATCACTGGAATGAACAGGTCGAAGAGACATTACAAGAATTACTGAATACAGGCTTAACACGTCGTGTGGGAATATCTGTCTATTCCCCCCAATACGCTCTTGCTGCACTGGAAATACCTATCCTGACCGTTCTCCAGATCCCAGGGAATGTTCTGGATGACCGTTTCGAAAAAGCCGGCGTACTGAATCGAGCCACTGCAAATGATATACGTTTGATGGTTCGATCCGTGTTCCTGCAAGGACTGCTCGCCATGGAGTCGGAAGAACTGCCTGACCGGATGGCGTATGCAAAACCATATGTCGCCCAGTATCATGCCATTGCCAAGGCACACGGGGTCTCTCCGACTGTAGCGGCTATGTCATATGTCCGACAGGCATTCCCTTCGGCTCACATTATTTTCGGTGCCTTGTGCAGTTCACAACTGCTCCAAAACGTCCACGCTTTTGAATACTCCATGCCCCCTGCGGCCTATGCCGACTTTCGCGACCAGTTGACCGACATTCCGGAAAATATATTAAATCCGAGCTTGTGGCCTTGTAAAAAGTAA
- a CDS encoding amino acid adenylation domain-containing protein: MLLIERYKHTASQLAEEPAVITVEGVHTFGQLNERAISVASSLAKRGIGQGDRVAIRLPRGFRFVACMIGVMLSGASYTPLDAHLPIPYVEKVFKQLSPHLTIIEPDTKIFGDDKEVLFDDLASNESLQFTAPKKDTPAYTIFTSGSTGEPKGVVISHGALACFTDWCTTEFSPYARLPLLNVANFSFDQSVLDIVMLMAAGCPMVCLSGTPTIMELVGAMEQYEVAFISTVPSTFSILLSAPALLRRFSLEHLRCVVLGGAAFPEATRKQLFSWKPELDVYNLYGPTEATVYCLSQKVTADTSSPFPTVALGAPFPGMQAYLVNEGDQIINGSPADGELVIKGEQVMTKYFNDTKKTCAAFTINTPELKGGKVYRTGDIVHRDDSGTYYFTGRRDDLIKTSGYRVSLATLEQTALQHSAVAEAGAVAIAEPTIENRLVLSVVLTPQSGTTIKDIDLHLKKALPAYMQPGEIHTLDSLPKNTSGKIDRAALKRMMTTKG; encoded by the coding sequence ATGCTGCTCATAGAACGATACAAGCACACAGCCAGTCAACTCGCAGAGGAACCCGCCGTCATCACGGTGGAGGGCGTCCACACCTTTGGTCAACTAAACGAACGGGCCATCAGTGTTGCCTCCTCTCTGGCCAAACGGGGCATAGGACAGGGAGATCGTGTCGCCATCCGTCTACCCCGCGGATTCAGATTTGTTGCCTGCATGATTGGAGTGATGCTGTCTGGAGCGAGTTACACGCCGCTGGATGCTCACCTGCCCATCCCGTATGTTGAGAAAGTTTTCAAACAGCTCTCACCGCACCTGACAATTATTGAACCCGACACAAAAATATTCGGAGACGATAAAGAAGTCTTGTTTGACGACCTTGCATCAAACGAGTCCCTGCAATTCACAGCACCCAAAAAAGACACTCCGGCGTATACCATTTTCACCAGCGGTTCCACGGGAGAACCCAAAGGGGTTGTCATTTCCCACGGGGCTCTCGCCTGTTTTACAGACTGGTGTACCACAGAGTTCAGTCCTTACGCCCGCTTGCCACTTCTCAACGTTGCCAACTTTTCTTTCGATCAGTCTGTTCTCGACATCGTCATGCTCATGGCAGCAGGTTGCCCCATGGTGTGTCTTTCCGGCACTCCGACCATCATGGAACTTGTCGGAGCCATGGAACAATATGAGGTCGCGTTTATCTCCACTGTTCCGAGCACATTCAGTATCCTGCTTTCCGCACCCGCGTTGCTGCGTCGCTTCTCGTTGGAGCATCTTCGTTGTGTTGTCCTCGGCGGTGCAGCTTTCCCGGAAGCAACCAGAAAGCAGCTCTTCTCATGGAAACCGGAACTCGATGTTTACAATCTGTACGGCCCCACTGAGGCAACAGTGTATTGCCTGTCACAGAAAGTAACCGCTGATACAAGTTCGCCTTTTCCCACCGTGGCTTTGGGCGCTCCCTTTCCCGGAATGCAGGCCTATCTGGTCAACGAAGGAGACCAGATTATTAATGGCTCTCCGGCTGACGGAGAACTTGTCATCAAAGGCGAGCAGGTAATGACAAAATATTTCAATGACACGAAGAAAACTTGTGCAGCCTTTACAATCAATACCCCCGAGTTGAAAGGGGGGAAAGTGTATCGCACCGGGGACATCGTGCACCGAGACGACAGTGGCACTTACTATTTCACAGGCCGTCGCGATGACCTCATCAAAACGAGTGGATACAGAGTCAGTCTCGCCACATTGGAACAAACGGCTCTGCAGCATTCGGCTGTGGCAGAAGCCGGAGCTGTCGCCATAGCCGAACCGACCATAGAAAACAGACTGGTACTCAGCGTTGTTCTGACTCCACAAAGCGGGACGACAATCAAAGATATCGATTTACATTTGAAAAAAGCTCTCCCTGCCTACATGCAGCCGGGAGAAATCCATACTCTCGACTCCCTGCCGAAAAATACTTCCGGAAAAATCGACAGGGCTGCTCTCAAACGAATGATGACGACCAAAGGATAA
- a CDS encoding sulfotransferase produces the protein MNTCAPTFVVSTGRCATTLLGLLLGEADTTLVLNEGQIRDALCQGPQVLKALTLENRIAYEEPDLAVDILREKRQPQIAQLAKERGLTHYVEIAYYLCPFVAALQEVFPDSKIVYVHRDGRDFVRSAYVNEVPDPMPVGYTDPRPLDATEKFVAMGRLAPLPGSLQAAQWDTYTPFEKNVWLWMETNRIIMEGLRSWPEASVMTIAMKNMLTPEGLMDVANFMNIHTPLQRTEALLKRKINSRNSRILTHWSTWDTEHRDAFKRLGQGMLQTLGYEANENWQVAQCCS, from the coding sequence ATGAATACGTGTGCGCCCACATTTGTTGTCAGCACAGGAAGATGTGCCACAACGTTGCTCGGACTCCTTCTGGGAGAAGCCGACACAACCCTCGTGCTCAACGAAGGACAGATACGTGACGCGCTCTGTCAGGGACCGCAGGTACTCAAAGCTCTGACATTGGAAAACAGAATCGCGTATGAAGAACCAGATCTGGCTGTCGATATCCTGAGAGAGAAACGACAGCCGCAGATTGCACAGCTCGCAAAGGAACGAGGACTGACGCACTATGTAGAGATAGCATACTATCTCTGTCCCTTTGTTGCTGCCCTACAAGAGGTCTTCCCGGATTCAAAAATCGTGTACGTACACCGAGACGGCAGAGATTTCGTACGTTCGGCCTACGTCAATGAAGTGCCGGATCCCATGCCTGTGGGATACACTGATCCCCGCCCTCTGGATGCGACTGAGAAATTCGTTGCCATGGGACGCCTCGCTCCATTGCCGGGTTCCCTCCAAGCAGCACAGTGGGATACATACACTCCCTTTGAAAAGAATGTCTGGTTATGGATGGAAACCAACCGCATCATTATGGAAGGCCTGAGATCATGGCCTGAGGCTTCGGTTATGACCATCGCAATGAAAAACATGCTGACTCCCGAAGGGCTTATGGACGTTGCCAATTTCATGAATATACATACACCATTACAAAGAACCGAAGCACTTCTAAAGCGCAAGATCAACTCACGCAATTCACGAATACTGACTCATTGGTCCACTTGGGACACTGAACACCGAGACGCTTTCAAGCGGCTCGGGCAGGGCATGCTTCAAACCCTGGGCTACGAAGCGAACGAAAACTGGCAGGTGGCACAATGCTGCTCATAG
- a CDS encoding DUF4910 domain-containing protein, translating to MELNGNTLHQWMRDLYPLCRSLTGDGVRETLRYFKAIVPELTFHEIPSGSNCYDWTVPDEWNIEDAYIIDPDGNKIVDFKKHNLHVVGYSTPVNIELTLEELQPHLHSREDIPDAIPYVTSYYQKRWGFCLPHTQREALKPGTYRAVIKSRLEPGSLTYGDIYLPGEQKEEILITSYTCHPSLCNNELSGPIMAIGLAAWLATQKKRRFSYRFYLGPETIGAVCYISKNLELLKERCVGGILLTNCGDEGPFTMIRSRKGDTHMDDLAQHVLRHHTPRHKVRSFLDRASDEQQFNCPGVDLPFISIQRSYYGYETEYHTSLDNLDYVTPTGLDMTFSVLRELINGIENNIHYRVTTTCIPQLGKRGLYPTLSDIHSGDTVESMLDFLTYADGSLSLLELAETIEIPFFEALQLAEKFSAHGLIKSVSPCNSPWLRQISADTRINTPQQPNTSR from the coding sequence ATGGAATTGAACGGGAATACACTGCATCAATGGATGCGCGACTTGTACCCTCTCTGCCGGAGTCTCACCGGCGATGGCGTGCGGGAAACACTCCGTTACTTCAAAGCCATCGTACCGGAACTGACTTTTCACGAAATTCCAAGCGGTAGTAATTGCTATGACTGGACCGTGCCGGACGAATGGAACATTGAGGACGCATACATCATTGACCCCGACGGCAATAAGATAGTTGATTTCAAGAAGCACAACCTTCATGTGGTAGGCTACTCCACACCAGTCAACATAGAACTGACATTGGAAGAGCTTCAACCCCACCTGCACTCACGTGAGGATATCCCTGACGCAATTCCTTACGTGACAAGTTATTATCAGAAACGATGGGGCTTTTGTTTGCCTCATACCCAGCGGGAAGCACTCAAGCCTGGTACATACAGAGCTGTCATCAAGAGCCGTCTGGAACCGGGCAGCCTCACATATGGTGATATCTATTTACCAGGAGAGCAAAAAGAAGAAATCCTCATCACTTCGTACACGTGTCACCCTTCCCTGTGTAACAATGAGCTCTCTGGTCCGATCATGGCTATCGGCCTGGCTGCATGGCTCGCCACACAGAAAAAAAGACGCTTTTCCTATCGTTTCTATCTCGGCCCGGAAACCATCGGAGCCGTTTGCTATATCAGCAAAAATCTTGAGTTACTTAAAGAACGATGTGTGGGTGGAATACTCCTCACCAACTGCGGGGACGAAGGCCCATTCACCATGATCCGATCCAGAAAGGGAGATACCCATATGGATGATCTTGCCCAACACGTCCTTCGCCACCACACGCCTAGACACAAAGTTCGCTCCTTCTTAGACAGAGCCAGCGACGAACAGCAGTTCAACTGCCCTGGCGTCGACCTTCCTTTCATTTCTATCCAGAGATCATATTATGGTTATGAAACCGAGTATCATACATCTCTGGACAATCTGGATTACGTCACCCCCACCGGACTTGACATGACGTTTTCTGTTTTACGAGAACTCATCAATGGGATCGAAAACAACATACATTATCGAGTGACCACCACATGCATTCCACAACTGGGCAAACGAGGACTGTATCCAACCCTGAGCGACATTCACTCGGGCGACACAGTGGAATCCATGCTCGATTTTCTCACGTACGCGGACGGCTCTCTCAGTTTGCTTGAATTGGCTGAGACTATTGAAATTCCTTTTTTTGAAGCATTGCAACTGGCTGAAAAGTTTTCTGCACACGGACTCATTAAATCCGTTTCCCCCTGCAACAGCCCATGGCTGAGACAGATTTCCGCTGACACCAGAATCAATACACCGCAGCAACCAAATACATCGAGGTAA